One genomic window of Saccharomyces cerevisiae S288C chromosome XII, complete sequence includes the following:
- the LEU3 gene encoding leucine-responsive transcriptional regulator LEU3 (Zinc-knuckle transcription factor, repressor and activator; regulates genes involved in branched chain amino acid biosynthesis and ammonia assimilation; acts as a repressor in leucine-replete conditions and as an activator in the presence of alpha-isopropylmalate, an intermediate in leucine biosynthesis that accumulates during leucine starvation): MEGRSDFVATSQSGSEMSHSETRNRTGMNARKRKFACVECRQQKSKCDAHERAPEPCTKCAKKNVPCILKRDFRRTYKRARNEAIEKRFKELTRTLTNLTSDEILKKIEEEQEIVLDNSNFTKEKVKQLRKSAFETTEIEPRSYKTLRGEPISYSTNRRHTDSSPLTLLSSSTNFDPVHSTNVMTDDQLKCLPKSLGDVYLSSSDIAELFQEFATKYHQFLPVVDLSKGAERIYHLSPCLFWVILLIGLRRKFGATDLMTRLSVLVKSVLSEITISPIIRYTPSDKDEPVLNVASVYSVQAFLLYTFWPPLTSSLSADTSWNTIGTAMFQALRVGLNCAGFSKEYASANSELVNEQIRTWICCNVVSQTVASSFGFPAYVSFDYLVISSIRVPNSKSQVDIPNELRQMAQIARFENQIVNTMNSTPASVTGMVSQEEKQPLLHVLNQQLSQLEISLEENNLDDIRKFLLLVAKVHLLTYYFTDVTSQSAGKSNGNIYEGSYSIMELDTSFETKRGLVKVYNAAVNFLIHANSMWEHDPTIIKYFPGLFVLNIWQSACIISKLIHSSLHSMLDVNSGKKAYNNAISLTFNASVLKYDMAYRSSGIMRSIWSLFANMYDAWKNDQKEGGGRLNNDFNLGITIKSRMSVNVFFDCLYILKEKCGMAKLERETKVSTAYNVDEEEEEDEDEEGEEEEEEEELSSKVPENMDSQQLRTRKFTNVRHPEKKARKIIETIPLDPNPINAGSTSSGSSLTTPNSQVANTISYRGILNKMSPREQLNHANLDSSVSTDIKDTEAVNEPLPIGRNAEHPANQPPLSITQMQENTLPATQANSSLLETYPIVQSNPVTTTIKESPNSIMAGWDNWESDMVWRDVDILMNEFAFNPKV, encoded by the coding sequence ATGGAAGGAAGATCAGATTTTGTGGCGACTTCACAGTCCGGAAGTGAAATGAGCCATAGTGAAACTAGGAATAGAACTGGGATGAATGCtaggaaaaggaaattcGCCTGTGTGGAATGTCGTCAGCAGAAGTCGAAATGTGATGCTCACGAAAGAGCACCGGAGCCATGCACTAAGTGTGCTAAAAAGAATGTCCCATGCATTTTAAAACGAGATTTCAGAAGAACTTATAAAAGAGCAAGGAACGAagccattgaaaaaagattcaaGGAACTCACCAGAACTTTGACAAATTTAACTTCggatgaaattttgaagaaaattgaagaggAACAGGAAATTGTTTTGGATAACAGTAATTtcacaaaagaaaaagtaaaacaaCTCAGGAAGAGTGCTTTTGAGACGACAGAAATAGAACCGAGATCATACAAAACACTTCGAGGAGAACCTATTTCTTACAGTACCAACAGAAGACATACGGATTCTTCTCCTTTAACGCTCTTAAGCTCGTCGACAAACTTCGACCCTGTTCACTCAACAAACGTTATGACAGATGATCAACTTAAGTGCTTGCCAAAAAGCCTGGGCGACGTATATTTGTCAAGCAGCGATATTGCTGAGCTGTTTCAAGAATTTGCGacaaaatatcatcaatttttACCCGTCGTTGACCTTTCGAAAGGAGCAGAGCGAATTTATCACTTATCTCCTTGCTTATTCTGGGTCATCCTGCTCATTGGTTTAAGGCGGAAATTTGGGGCTACAGACTTAATGACTCGATTATCAGTGCTAGTAAAGTCAGTTTTATCAGAAATCACAATATCTCCAATAATTCGATATACTCCATCAGATAAGGACGAACCCGTTCTAAATGTAGCATCTGTATATTCCGTGCAagcatttcttttatacACGTTCTGGCCTCCCTTAACCTCTTCATTAAGCGCCGACACTTCGTGGAATACCATAGGAACAGCGATGTTCCAAGCGCTTCGGGTAGGACTAAATTGTGcaggtttttcaaaagagtATGCTTCGGCAAATTCAGAATTAGTTAACGAGCAAATACGAACTTGGATTTGCTGCAATGTTGTATCTCAAACAGTTGCATCATCATTTGGTTTCCCAGCTTATGTTTCATTTGATTATTTAGTAATCAGCTCTATTAGAGtaccaaattcaaaaagcCAAGTAGATATACCCAATGAACTAAGACAAATGGCTCAAATTGCTAGATTTGAGAACCAAATCGTAAACACAATGAACTCCACCCCGGCGAGTGTTACTGGGATGGTAAGTCAGGAAGAGAAGCAGCCCTTGTTACACGTTCTTAATCAACAACTAAGTCAATTGGAGATTAgtcttgaagaaaataaccTAGATGATATccgaaaatttttattactaGTGGCCAAGGTTCACTTATTAACCTATTACTTCACTGATGTTACCTCCCAAAGTGCTGGAAAATCAAATGGTAATATTTATGAGGGATCATATTCCATTATGGAACTCGATACAAGTTTTGAAACGAAACGTGGATTGGTGAAAGTTTATAATGCCGCCGTAAACTTTCTTATACATGCCAATAGTATGTGGGAACATGATCCTACCATTATTAAGTACTTTCCTGGTTTGTTTGTCTTGAATATATGGCAATCTGCCTGTATTATTAGTAAACTCATACATTCATCACTTCATTCAATGCTAGATGTTAACTCAGGCAAAAAAGCTTATAACAACGCAATTTCATTGACGTTTAATGCCTCAGTTTTAAAATATGATATGGCGTACAGATCATCCGGAATAATGCGAAGCATATGGAGTTTATTTGCTAATATGTATGATGCCTGGAAAAACGACCAAAAGGAAGGTGGAGGTAGACTAAATAATGATTTCAATTTAGGCATCACCATAAAATCTAGGATGTCAGTAAACGTTTTTTTTGACTGCTTATATATTCTAAAAGAGAAATGTGGTATGGCCAAATTGGAGAGAGAGACCAAGGTTTCTACAGCTTACAAtgttgatgaagaggaagaggaagatgaagatgaggagggagaagaagaagaagaagaagaagaactaaGTAGTAAAGTTCCAGAAAATATGGATAGCCAGCAACTAAGGACAAGGAAATTCACCAATGTAAGGCAtccagaaaagaaagcaagaaaaataattgaaACAATTCCGCTAGACCCAAATCCAATAAATGCAGGCTCTACCAGCAGTGGAAGCTCATTAACGACCCCAAATAGTCAAGTAGCGAACACTATATCATATAGAGGAATCCTCAATAAAATGTCACCTAGGGAACAACTGAATCATGCAAATTTAGATTCCAGTGTTTCTACAGACATCAAGGACACTGAAGCTGTCAATGAACCTCTGCCAATAGGGAGGAATGCTGAACATCCGGCAAATCAACCGCCTCTTTCAATAACACAAATGCAAGAAAACACACTACCTGCGACACAAGCCAACTCTTCTCTATTAGAAACGTATCCCATTGTTCAATCAAACCCCGTTACAACTACAATCAAAGAATCACCCAATTCCATCATGGCAGGTTGGGATAACTGGGAATCTGATATGGTTTGGAGGGATGTTGATATTTTAATGAATGAATTTGCGTTCAATCCCAAGGTTTAA
- the SST2 gene encoding GTPase-activating protein SST2 (GTPase-activating protein for Gpa1p; regulates desensitization to alpha factor pheromone; also required to prevent receptor-independent signaling of the mating pathway; member of the RGS (regulator of G-protein signaling) family), which yields MVDKNRTLHELSSKNFSRTPNGLIFTNDLKTVYSIFLICLDLKEKKHSSDTKSFLLTAFTKHFHFTFTYQEAIKAMGQLELKVDMNTTCINVSYNIKPSLARHLLTLFMSSKLLHTPQDRTRGEPKEKVLFQPTPKGVAVLQKYVRDIGLKTMPDILLSSFNSMKLFTFERSSVTDSIIHSDYLIHILFIKMMGAKPNVWSPTNADDPLPCLSSLLEYTNNDDTFTFEKSKPEQGWQAQIGNIDINDLERVSPLAHRFFTNPDSESHTQYYVSNAGIRLFENKTFGTSKKIVIKYTFTTKAIWQWIMDCTDIMHVKEAVSLAALFLKTGLIVPVLLQPSRTDKKKFQISRSSFFTLSKRGWDLVSWTGCKSNNIRAPNGSTIDLDFTLRGHMTVRDEKKTLDDSEGFSQDMLISSSNLNKLDYVLTDPGMRYLFRRHLEKELCVENLDVFIEIKRFLKKMTILKKLIDSKHCDKKSNTSTSKNNIVKTIDSALMKQANECLEMAYHIYSSYIMIGSPYQLNIHHNLRQNISDIMLHPHSPLSEHFPTNLYDPSPASAESAASSISSTEADTLGEPPEVSLKPSKNLSNENCSFKKQGFKHQLKEYKPAPLTLAETHSPNASVENSHTIVRYGMDNTQNDTKSVESFPATLKVLRKLYPLFEIVSNEMYRLMNNDSFQKFTQSDVYKDASALIEIQEKC from the coding sequence ATGGTGGATAAAAATAGGACGTTGCATGAATTatcttccaaaaatttcagcAGAACGCCGAATGGACTGATCTTTACCAATGATTTAAAGACAGTATATTCcatttttctaatttgtttggatttgaaagagaaaaaacaTAGTAGTGACACTAAGTCTTTCTTATTAACTGCATTCACTAAACATTTCCACTTCACTTTTACATATCAGGAAGCTATTAAAGCAATGGGACAATTGGAACTAAAAGTGGATATGAACACAACTTGTATTAACGTTTCATATAATATTAAACCTAGTTTGGCGCGCCACCTTCTTACATTATTTATGTCTTCTAAGCTACTACATACACCGCAGGACAGAACTCGTGGCGAGCCAAAAGAGAAAGTTCTTTTCCAACCAACACCTAAGGGAGTTGCTGTTTTACAAAAGTATGTTAGAGATATTGGGTTGAAAACAATGCCTGATATTCTTTTGTCATCGTTTAACTCCATGAAACTTTTCACTTTTGAGAGAAGCTCTGTCACGGATTCAATCATCCATAGTGATTATTTGAtccatattcttttcattaaaatGATGGGCGCTAAGCCAAATGTTTGGTCTCCAACAAACGCAGATGACCCATTACCTTGCCTATCTTCGTTGTTGGAATACACTAATAATGATGATACATTTACTTTTGAGAAATCTAAGCCAGAACAAGGATGGCAAGCTCAGATTGGAAACATCGATATAAATGACTTAGAAAGGGTATCGCCATTAGCTCATCGATTCTTTACAAATCCAGATTCTGAGTCGCACACGCAATACTACGTTTCGAATGCAGGTATTAGGTTGTTTGAAAATAAGACGTTTGGCacttccaaaaaaatcgTGATTAAGTACACCTTTACAACAAAGGCTATATGGCAGTGGATAATGGACTGTACTGATATTATGCATGTTAAAGAAGCGGTCTCGTTGGCAGcgttatttttaaaaacgGGGTTGATTGTACCAGTTCTTTTACAACCATCACGCACtgacaagaaaaagtttcaaattAGCAGGtcctctttttttaccttGTCCAAGCGTGGTTGGGATTTGGTTTCTTGGACAGGTTGTAAgagcaataatattagaGCACCAAATGGTAGCACCATAGACCTAGATTTCACATTAAGGGGTCATATGACTGTTcgtgatgaaaaaaagacattGGATGATAGTGAAGGTTTTTCTCAAGACATGCTTATCTCTTCGAGTAATTTAAATAAACTGGACTATGTGCTAACTGATCCAGGTATGAGATATTTATTCAGGCGCCATTTAGAAAAGGAACTTTGTGTAGAAAATTTGGATGTCTTCATTGAGATTAAGAggtttttgaagaaaatgacaattctgaaaaaattgatagaTTCTAAGCATTGtgataaaaaatctaaTACCAGTACttcaaaaaacaatatcGTAAAAACGATTGATTCAGCTTTAATGAAACAGGCCAATGAGTGCCTTGAAATGGCATATCACATTTATTCGTCCTATATCATGATAGGATCACCATATCAATTAAATATCCATCATAACTTGCGTCAGAATATTTCTGACATCATGTTGCACCCTCATTCTCCATTATCGGAACACTTTCCTACTAATCTATACGATCCATCACCTGCATCCGCGGAATCAGCAGCTTCATCAATTAGCTCAACGGAGGCTGACACGTTAGGTGAACCACCTGAAGTGAGTCTAAaaccttcaaaaaatctttcaaatgAAAACTGTTCATTTAAGAAGCAAGGATTCAAACATCAGTTAAAGGAATATAAACCTGCCCCGTTAACTCTGGCAGAAACGCATTCGCCTAATGCATCAGTAGAAAATTCACATACAATTGTTCGTTATGGCATGGACAACACCCAAAATGATACCAAATCGGTTGAATCATTTCCAGCAACTTTGAAGGTCCTCAGGAAATTATATCCCCTCTTCGAGATCGTTAGCAATGAAATGTATAGACTGATGAATAACGAttcctttcaaaaatttaccCAGTCAGACGTATACAAAGATGCTAGCGCTTTAATAGAAATCCAAGAAAAGTGCTAA
- the RIF2 gene encoding Rif2p (Protein that binds to the Rap1p C-terminus; inhibits MRX-dependent Tel1p activity by acting directly on Rad50p and discharging its activated ATP-bound state, thereby rendering the MRX complex incompetent for Tel1p activation; acts synergistically with Rif1p to help control telomere length, establish telomeric silencing; deletion results in telomere elongation; RIF2 has paralog ORC4 that arose from the whole genome duplication), with translation MEHVDSDFAPIRRSKKVVDSDKIVKAISDDLEQKNFTVLRKLNLVPIKKSVSSPKVCKPSPVKERVDHVFYQKFKSMALQELGTNYLSISYVPSLSKFLSKNLRSMKNCIVFFDKVEHIHQYAGIDRAVSETLSLVDINVVIIEMNDYLMKEGIQSSKSKECIESMGQASYSGQLDFEASEKPSNHTSDLMMMVMRKINNDESIDHIVYFKFEQLDKLSTSTIIEPSKLTEFINVLSVLEKSNNIAFKVLIYSNNVSISSLLSTSLKKKLNTKYTVFEMPILTCAQEQEYLKKMIKFTFDSGSKLLQSYNSLVTCQLNNKESNLAIFFEFLKVFPHPFTYLFNAYTEIIVQSRTFDELLDKIRNRLTIKNYPHSAYNFKKNQRLPLKLTRKVHDR, from the coding sequence ATGGAGCATGTAGATTCCGATTTTGCACCTATAAGGAGATCGAAAAAGGTTGTTGACAGTGACAAGATTGTGAAAGCAATAAGCGATGATTTggagcaaaaaaattttactGTACTGAGAAAGTTGAACCTTGTTccaattaaaaaaagtgtTAGCAGCCCAAAGGTGTGTAAGCCGAGTCCAGTTAAGGAGCGAGTGGACCATGTTTTCTACCAGAAGTTCAAATCAATGGCCTTGCAAGAGCTAGGCACCAATTATTTGTCAATAAGCTACGTTCCGAGCTTAAGtaagtttctttcaaaaaatcttaGGAGTATGAAAAATTGTATCGTTTTCTTCGACAAAGTTGAACATATACACCAATATGCTGGTATCGACCGTGCAGTTTCAGAAACACTGTCTTTAGTCGATATAAATGTCGTAATTATAGAAATGAATGACTACTTAATGAAAGAGGGTATTCAATCAAGCAAATCAAAAGAATGTATCGAGTCAATGGGGCAGGCTTCATATAGCGGACAACTAGATTTCGAAGCTAGTGAAAAACCTTCAAATCACACGTCTGACCTAATGATGATGGTTATgaggaaaataaataatgacGAAAGTATCGATCATATTGTCTACTTCAAATTCGAACAATTAGATAAATTATCTACTTCAACTATAATAGAACCTTCGAAGCTTACCGAATTTATCAATGTTTTATCGgtacttgaaaaaagtaataacaTTGCATTTAAGGTCCTCATTTATTCAAATAACGTTAGCATTTCGTCTCTCCTATCGACATCCctcaaaaagaaactcAACACAAAATATACTGTGTTTGAGATGCCGATATTAACATGCGCTCAAGAAcaagaatatttgaaaaaaatgataaagttTACCTTTGATTCCGGAAGCAAGTTATTACAGTCTTACAACTCGCTTGTCACATGCCAGttgaataataaagaatCCAACTTAGCAATCTTTTTcgaatttttgaaggtCTTTCCGCACCCTTTTACCTATTTGTTTAACGCTTACACTGAGATTATAGTCCAGAGTAGAACTTTTGATGAATTGTTGGATAAGATCAGAAACAGACtgacaataaaaaattaccCACATAGTGCTTATAACTTTAAGAAAAACCAGCGTCTTCCACTTAAGTTAACTCGAAAAGTACATGATAGATAA